The Cohnella abietis genome has a segment encoding these proteins:
- a CDS encoding S-layer homology domain-containing protein has translation MKKAIIYLCLITLVSAMFLNSATPTYASIDEPVVPVSPSDQFINEMDTHITPYHPPVGDGVTYNGTEVTITGAANPSPFVWGVNQLYVPNKAKIVLETEVINGTYGPGLQKFGGQGMSAPDLTIKNGNRVTYVWYVNERGNFILSALGMHGSRTDMNAPTVLKIVSLKIWKTTERFVGGMDVTQYPVDPVVPRSNTTYADQTITVDGPAADSGPLFWDAGQISVHGQANTRIEMDVTLKNGQFADVALFKPGFIVLPDPTLAVNGDSVKVTWIVNQPEDFVISTLRTRFVGNGADPASMKINSLRVWQPLVSATLPTNKLDADQILLTPPAHDVQMRMNNGAMTMFLDGNPISGQLWTSILPFNVSDDYLRNVVGGIDYPIVALPFAVGENTLNNMFRTTWLDDDVYDWSSVDEQARRILNVRPDAKLVLDLAFDGAVWWTDKNPDAANPDPDDRERALVGSQMPGPLGIPDYLSPKWKATSREVLRQLIAHIQTSDWGHAVIGYELFNGFSMDANFLIPHDNARVITDFRTYLTEKYKTDAALQLAWKDPSATLATAMPVSASSTINAVPPGLILQPSVNQHFLDTRSLLLGQWREVFSDFARVIKEATQNHALVGARTGDFYGQFGWNNTTNRVGEDSGWLMPLLQDPNFDYFDVQEPYVGRMLGDGANVPVIPVKAVNLYGKAIFIENDVRTYTAAEDDGFGRTPDLPTTIQKQRQIFSNALTNGTNHTLFQLSFGYDHPDLIAEFKRQEAIMREALQKDRSSVAEVAFVFDPDMRYYLGDDNKYTAPTRYFALFDTAKHLWQRAGVPFDMIFLDQINELDPYKVYVFANTWSYTAEQREMIRNKVLKNGQTAIFLWADGVLSEDGAYDAQTISDLTGMDIQLSNVERTWAMSATQELANLTTAQKDQEVGLIPRENMDIDNGIKNMQSYEFGPSYTINQTSNLIPLAQKNGQITAGLNEGPDYQVIYSASGNLTLPLFELALKKSNVFQYTDSTALFMMNKTYVGVHANKTETIKLKFPTAETLTDLFSGQVYAASTEHVIPVERSHTYLFERKAVQPVTPSITTQPTNQTVTVGADVTFSVAASGDTPLSYQWKKDGNVLTDVGSISGAMTATLNISNSQVSDAGDYTVVVSNEAGHAESIAAALVVNEQVSPPTNPPSSPSDSKVIATDGKLTLPAGKVGEVSLSDTIVITIPMGATDKELKLTIEKVANTQNLLLNKEVLVSPIYEILKNFAENFRKAVTLTLTFDPTSLKDNQTVAVFYYDEVKKVWVEVEGGNINGSRITVNVDHFTKYAVFAIDKDGTVPVKDIHFSDISGHWAEASIKQAVSSKIVSGYPNGTFKPDAFVTRAQFMVMMMNALKPEGEEVKLSFVDTVKIGDWALKAVSQAVREGIIKGYKDGSFRPDAAITRTEMAVMIANALRLKTESNAVTDFADDKGIAGWAKGAVAALKSLGIMAGRGSNEFAPEVKTTRAEAVMVLLKMLEQKSK, from the coding sequence ATGAAAAAAGCGATTATCTATTTATGTCTAATTACACTAGTTAGCGCGATGTTTTTGAATAGTGCTACGCCAACCTATGCTAGTATTGACGAACCAGTGGTTCCAGTGTCTCCCTCAGATCAATTTATTAATGAAATGGATACTCATATTACTCCCTACCATCCGCCTGTCGGTGATGGGGTAACGTATAATGGCACTGAGGTCACGATCACCGGAGCTGCCAATCCTAGTCCCTTTGTGTGGGGAGTCAATCAGCTATATGTTCCAAATAAGGCGAAAATTGTTCTTGAGACAGAAGTAATAAACGGTACCTACGGGCCTGGACTCCAAAAGTTTGGTGGACAGGGAATGTCTGCACCTGATCTTACAATTAAGAACGGAAACCGTGTTACTTATGTATGGTATGTCAACGAACGCGGCAACTTCATTTTATCGGCATTGGGTATGCACGGTAGTAGAACGGATATGAATGCTCCCACTGTTCTGAAAATTGTCAGCTTGAAAATCTGGAAAACGACAGAACGATTCGTAGGTGGAATGGATGTAACGCAATATCCGGTTGATCCTGTAGTCCCTAGATCAAATACGACCTATGCGGATCAAACGATTACTGTTGATGGCCCTGCGGCGGATAGTGGCCCGCTCTTCTGGGATGCCGGACAAATTAGTGTTCACGGACAGGCGAATACCCGGATTGAGATGGATGTCACATTAAAAAATGGTCAATTTGCGGATGTTGCACTGTTTAAGCCGGGCTTTATTGTGCTGCCTGACCCGACACTTGCTGTTAATGGAGATTCGGTGAAAGTGACTTGGATCGTTAACCAGCCTGAAGATTTTGTTATTTCTACGCTGCGCACTCGTTTTGTTGGAAATGGGGCTGATCCGGCTTCAATGAAGATAAACAGTCTGAGGGTGTGGCAGCCGTTAGTGAGTGCTACACTGCCAACCAACAAGCTTGATGCCGACCAAATTCTGTTAACGCCTCCGGCTCATGATGTGCAGATGCGCATGAACAATGGGGCTATGACTATGTTTTTGGATGGCAATCCGATCAGTGGACAGCTATGGACGTCAATTCTCCCGTTTAATGTGAGTGATGACTACCTTCGAAATGTAGTAGGGGGTATAGACTACCCGATTGTTGCTCTACCTTTTGCAGTTGGAGAAAACACATTAAATAATATGTTTCGAACTACATGGCTGGATGACGATGTATATGATTGGTCATCCGTTGATGAACAGGCAAGACGAATTTTGAATGTGCGTCCTGACGCGAAATTAGTTTTGGATCTTGCCTTCGATGGGGCTGTGTGGTGGACGGATAAAAACCCGGATGCAGCTAATCCCGATCCAGATGATAGAGAAAGAGCTCTCGTTGGTTCTCAAATGCCAGGACCGTTGGGGATACCTGATTATCTAAGTCCCAAATGGAAGGCTACTTCGCGTGAGGTGCTGCGCCAGCTGATCGCTCATATTCAAACCAGTGATTGGGGCCATGCAGTTATTGGCTATGAGCTGTTTAACGGCTTCTCGATGGATGCTAACTTCTTGATTCCTCATGATAATGCACGGGTGATTACAGATTTCCGCACTTACCTGACAGAGAAATATAAGACCGACGCTGCTTTACAGCTGGCATGGAAGGATCCTAGTGCAACCTTAGCTACAGCAATGCCGGTATCAGCAAGCTCAACAATTAATGCAGTGCCACCAGGTCTTATCTTGCAACCGTCTGTAAACCAGCATTTTCTGGATACCCGTTCGTTGTTGTTGGGCCAGTGGCGTGAGGTTTTCTCGGATTTCGCCCGGGTAATTAAAGAAGCGACTCAGAACCATGCCTTGGTTGGTGCTAGAACAGGTGACTTTTACGGACAATTCGGATGGAATAACACTACGAACAGAGTCGGCGAAGATTCTGGTTGGTTGATGCCTCTGCTCCAAGATCCGAACTTTGATTACTTCGATGTCCAAGAGCCTTATGTGGGTAGGATGCTAGGGGATGGTGCAAATGTTCCTGTTATTCCTGTTAAAGCTGTCAACCTATACGGGAAGGCTATTTTTATAGAGAATGATGTTCGGACATATACGGCAGCTGAGGACGACGGCTTCGGACGAACGCCTGATCTGCCGACAACCATTCAGAAGCAAAGACAAATATTCTCTAATGCTTTAACGAATGGCACGAATCACACTCTTTTTCAACTGAGCTTCGGTTATGATCATCCAGATCTAATTGCTGAATTTAAGCGTCAAGAAGCGATAATGAGAGAAGCTCTCCAGAAGGATCGCTCTTCTGTGGCTGAGGTTGCTTTCGTCTTCGATCCCGATATGCGTTACTATTTAGGCGATGATAACAAATATACGGCACCCACCAGGTACTTTGCCTTATTTGATACTGCAAAGCATTTGTGGCAGAGAGCTGGCGTGCCATTCGATATGATCTTTCTTGATCAGATTAATGAGCTAGATCCTTATAAGGTATACGTTTTCGCGAATACCTGGAGCTATACAGCGGAGCAACGTGAAATGATTCGCAATAAGGTTTTGAAAAATGGACAGACTGCCATTTTTCTTTGGGCCGACGGTGTTTTATCAGAAGACGGAGCCTATGATGCTCAGACGATAAGCGATTTGACAGGCATGGACATTCAATTGTCTAATGTCGAACGTACTTGGGCGATGAGTGCGACCCAGGAGCTTGCAAATCTGACAACTGCGCAGAAAGACCAAGAAGTCGGATTGATACCTAGAGAAAATATGGATATAGATAATGGGATTAAAAATATGCAATCCTATGAATTCGGGCCATCCTATACGATTAATCAAACTAGTAACTTGATTCCTCTGGCTCAAAAAAATGGACAAATAACAGCTGGACTTAATGAAGGCCCTGACTATCAGGTTATTTATTCGGCATCTGGAAACCTTACGCTTCCATTGTTTGAATTAGCATTAAAAAAATCGAATGTGTTTCAATATACCGATTCAACAGCGCTATTCATGATGAACAAAACTTATGTGGGTGTTCATGCCAATAAGACGGAAACAATTAAACTCAAATTTCCAACCGCGGAGACTCTAACAGATTTGTTTAGCGGCCAGGTTTATGCTGCGAGCACCGAGCACGTAATTCCTGTTGAACGAAGTCACACGTATTTGTTTGAACGTAAGGCTGTTCAACCGGTTACTCCTTCGATCACGACGCAGCCGACTAATCAGACGGTGACGGTGGGAGCGGACGTAACGTTTAGTGTTGCAGCCAGCGGCGACACACCGCTCAGTTATCAGTGGAAGAAAGACGGTAATGTGTTAACGGATGTTGGAAGTATTAGTGGAGCAATGACGGCTACCTTGAATATCTCCAATTCGCAGGTTAGCGATGCGGGCGACTACACCGTTGTAGTGAGTAATGAGGCAGGTCATGCGGAGAGTATTGCAGCAGCTCTTGTTGTCAATGAGCAGGTTTCGCCACCAACGAACCCACCATCATCTCCAAGTGATAGCAAGGTTATCGCAACGGATGGTAAATTAACGCTTCCTGCAGGTAAAGTGGGGGAAGTTAGTTTAAGTGATACGATTGTGATCACCATACCGATGGGTGCTACAGACAAAGAATTGAAATTAACGATAGAAAAAGTGGCAAATACTCAAAATCTACTACTGAATAAAGAGGTTCTAGTCAGCCCAATCTATGAGATCTTGAAAAACTTCGCGGAGAATTTTCGTAAAGCGGTAACGTTGACTTTAACATTCGATCCGACAAGCTTGAAGGATAATCAAACTGTTGCCGTCTTCTATTATGATGAAGTGAAGAAGGTATGGGTGGAAGTTGAAGGCGGCAACATAAATGGAAGCCGTATAACTGTAAATGTAGATCACTTTACGAAGTACGCCGTCTTCGCTATAGACAAAGATGGCACTGTCCCAGTAAAAGATATTCATTTCAGTGATATCTCTGGACACTGGGCGGAGGCAAGCATCAAGCAAGCTGTTAGTAGTAAGATCGTTAGTGGATATCCCAATGGAACATTTAAGCCGGACGCTTTCGTGACGCGTGCACAATTTATGGTCATGATGATGAACGCATTGAAGCCTGAAGGAGAAGAAGTTAAGCTGTCTTTCGTTGATACCGTGAAGATAGGAGACTGGGCATTAAAGGCTGTCTCGCAAGCAGTACGAGAGGGCATTATTAAAGGGTATAAAGATGGTAGCTTCAGACCAGATGCAGCAATTACACGCACAGAGATGGCGGTAATGATTGCGAATGCACTCCGCTTAAAGACAGAGTCAAATGCTGTAACAGACTTTGCTGATGATAAAGGCATTGCGGGGTGGGCGAAAGGTGCGGTGGCGGCTTTGAAGAGTTTGGGTATTATGGCAGGTAGAGGATCAAATGAATTCGCTCCTGAAGTCAAAACAACAAGAGCGGAGGCTGTAATGGTTCTGCTGAAAATGTTGGAACAAAAGAGTAAATAG
- a CDS encoding phosphodiester glycosidase family protein gives MKKIILLLLLLCLCFVPTSWASTEPKSFGYLDSAKSTTFVPIQFLSKVGVDVKWDSKEQRIDMTYEQTKISMYIGKKQAFVDEEQIELKNLPYIAQGIKYVPLSFITNALNIKQEWRNDTSSVSITLDQQTAELPVINQTLNPSNSKPIISESKTLKVGSKSFKTQVVTISLMHPKIRLGVALAHNEIGRVDDLNNIAKKNGATVAINGSFFDAYTKSDIKIPYGNIVSGGEQRKKDLSDRRTIFTFDKNNLVKLISGTYYKEQFKNITIEGGVQVGPRLVKNGKVELNVVAEGFKDPKILTGGGARSALGITRDHKLILLTTGGATIPQLAEMMKQVGAYQAMNLDGGASSGLYVDGKYLTTPGRQISNAIIVKYEK, from the coding sequence ATGAAAAAAATCATCTTGCTGCTACTTCTCTTATGCTTATGTTTCGTACCTACCAGTTGGGCTTCAACAGAGCCTAAAAGCTTTGGTTACCTAGATTCTGCGAAATCAACGACCTTTGTTCCCATTCAATTCTTAAGTAAGGTCGGAGTCGATGTGAAATGGGATTCGAAAGAACAACGGATTGATATGACCTATGAGCAAACCAAGATTTCCATGTATATAGGAAAGAAACAAGCATTCGTCGATGAGGAGCAGATTGAACTAAAAAACCTTCCCTACATTGCTCAAGGGATTAAATACGTGCCGCTTAGCTTTATTACCAATGCTCTGAACATCAAGCAGGAGTGGAGAAACGACACGTCATCCGTAAGTATTACTTTAGATCAACAAACCGCAGAGCTGCCCGTTATTAACCAAACTCTTAATCCTAGCAATAGTAAACCGATTATAAGTGAGAGTAAGACCCTTAAGGTCGGAAGCAAAAGCTTTAAAACTCAAGTCGTGACGATCTCTCTTATGCACCCCAAAATTAGATTAGGTGTTGCTCTGGCACATAATGAGATTGGCCGAGTAGACGATTTGAACAATATTGCTAAGAAGAATGGAGCCACTGTAGCGATCAACGGATCTTTCTTCGATGCTTACACAAAATCGGATATTAAGATTCCGTATGGGAACATCGTTAGCGGTGGTGAACAGCGGAAAAAAGACTTAAGTGATCGCCGAACGATCTTTACCTTCGATAAGAATAACCTTGTTAAGCTTATATCAGGTACGTATTACAAGGAACAGTTTAAGAACATTACAATTGAAGGTGGCGTACAGGTAGGTCCGCGTTTAGTTAAGAATGGGAAAGTCGAACTGAACGTTGTTGCGGAAGGCTTCAAGGATCCGAAAATATTGACGGGCGGTGGCGCTCGAAGTGCGCTCGGTATAACCCGTGACCATAAGCTCATACTTCTCACGACAGGCGGAGCAACGATCCCGCAGCTGGCGGAAATGATGAAACAGGTGGGAGCTTACCAAGCCATGAATTTAGACGGGGGCGCATCAAGCGGGTTATATGTAGACGGCAAATATTTAACGACACCAGGCCGCCAAATTAGCAACGCAATTATTGTGAAATACGAGAAGTAA
- a CDS encoding cellulase family glycosylhydrolase yields MTIAQEHEVTGFLKAVGQKLINGEGKEILLRGVGFGSWMLPEGYMWMFPNEGDRPRRIERMVTDLVGEEKAEQFWQIYYERYTSEDDIKQIAADGYNSVRIPINSRFLIIEGDTEAIQYHEQHLLMIDKAIEWCREHRLYAILDLHGAPGGQTGTNIDDSENDQPELFISERNKQITIELWQMLAKRYKDEWIVAGYDLLNEPLPNWFSAYNDQIMPLYRDITKAIREVDDRHMIILEGAHWATDWSIFDHKFDDNVMLQFHKYWNNPDTESIQVYLDKRAEWNVPIYMGEGGENNKEWYAGAFRLFEDHDISWNFWTWKKMGKDNSPCSVNIPSGWQLLIDYLEGGSKPDEATAERILWEYLHNISFAECVYHPEVTLSLFRRPTARIPAIFYGYKGEGLSYQVQGRSRSSVGFRVQDGVDIRFVESSREIASFEHSKGEPWKADERMYVQLAVEDWASYEFTVANNSEASLYFIDLCISTPNDSAAIAVSLDGETIGSIELADNIWETKRVHDPVKLAAGLHRIELKATSNSIGIQWLEVIPA; encoded by the coding sequence TTGACAATAGCACAAGAGCATGAGGTTACTGGGTTTCTTAAAGCGGTCGGGCAGAAGCTAATCAATGGTGAAGGAAAAGAAATTCTTCTTCGCGGAGTCGGATTTGGTAGCTGGATGCTCCCTGAAGGATATATGTGGATGTTCCCTAATGAAGGGGACCGTCCAAGGCGAATCGAGCGAATGGTTACGGATTTAGTTGGGGAGGAGAAGGCCGAGCAATTCTGGCAAATCTACTATGAGCGTTATACCTCTGAAGACGATATTAAGCAAATTGCTGCAGATGGCTACAACTCCGTACGCATACCTATAAATTCAAGATTTCTAATCATTGAAGGCGATACGGAAGCTATCCAGTATCATGAGCAGCACTTGCTAATGATTGATAAGGCTATTGAATGGTGTCGTGAGCATCGGTTATATGCCATTCTGGATTTACATGGTGCTCCTGGTGGTCAAACAGGCACGAACATTGATGATTCAGAGAATGACCAACCGGAATTGTTCATTAGTGAGCGTAATAAACAGATTACGATTGAGTTATGGCAAATGCTCGCTAAACGATATAAGGACGAGTGGATTGTCGCAGGCTACGACTTGTTGAATGAGCCTCTACCGAATTGGTTTTCTGCTTATAATGATCAAATTATGCCTCTCTATCGTGACATTACGAAAGCAATACGTGAAGTAGACGATCGCCATATGATTATTCTGGAGGGAGCGCATTGGGCCACGGATTGGTCGATCTTCGATCATAAATTCGATGACAATGTGATGCTTCAATTCCATAAGTATTGGAACAATCCAGATACAGAGAGTATTCAAGTATATTTGGACAAAAGAGCAGAGTGGAACGTACCGATCTACATGGGTGAGGGTGGCGAGAATAACAAGGAATGGTACGCGGGAGCATTTCGTTTATTCGAGGATCATGATATCTCATGGAATTTTTGGACGTGGAAGAAGATGGGGAAGGACAATTCCCCTTGCTCGGTCAATATACCGTCTGGTTGGCAGCTATTGATTGATTATTTGGAGGGAGGAAGTAAACCGGATGAGGCAACTGCAGAGCGCATTTTGTGGGAATATTTGCATAATATTTCATTCGCAGAATGTGTCTATCATCCAGAGGTTACCTTGTCTCTTTTCCGGAGACCTACGGCACGAATCCCGGCCATTTTCTATGGTTATAAGGGAGAAGGCTTAAGCTATCAGGTACAGGGACGGAGTCGTAGCTCTGTTGGCTTCCGGGTTCAAGATGGCGTTGATATCCGATTTGTTGAAAGCTCGAGGGAGATCGCCAGCTTTGAGCATAGCAAAGGGGAGCCGTGGAAGGCAGACGAGCGGATGTATGTGCAATTAGCTGTTGAAGATTGGGCTTCTTATGAATTCACAGTTGCGAATAATTCAGAGGCTTCACTATATTTTATTGATTTGTGTATCTCCACTCCTAACGATAGTGCGGCGATTGCTGTCTCATTAGATGGTGAAACGATTGGAAGTATCGAGCTAGCCGACAACATATGGGAAACGAAACGAGTGCATGACCCAGTTAAACTTGCTGCGGGCTTACATCGAATCGAGCTAAAGGCGACGAGCAATTCGATCGGTATCCAATGGCTTGAGGTTATCCCAGCCTAA
- a CDS encoding carbohydrate ABC transporter permease translates to MHLSANAKGDRLSRRVGSALIFLFLILGAVVMLFPIYMGLLNSVKTQSEMLTNILSLPTKFQFKNYASAFEKIHFFRSLWNTIQIAGVGLIGIIVCASLAGYKLSRTKGGLSSALFGLFILSMLIPFHSIMITLVKISNKLSIQGSIYGLGMIYIGLGVSMAIFLYHGFVKSIPRDLDEAAIIDGCGEFKLFYAVIFPLLMPVTATIAILNLLWMWNDFLLPLLILTNSDGYTLLLSTNMLFGQYSNDWSNILSALILAMLPVVIFYLILQKYILNGIAEGAIKG, encoded by the coding sequence ATGCATCTAAGCGCTAATGCTAAAGGTGATCGATTAAGTCGCCGAGTGGGCTCAGCTCTCATTTTTCTCTTCCTCATTCTCGGAGCCGTTGTCATGTTATTTCCGATCTATATGGGTCTTCTAAATTCAGTGAAAACACAAAGCGAGATGCTGACCAACATTTTATCCTTACCGACCAAGTTTCAATTCAAAAATTATGCGAGTGCCTTTGAGAAAATCCACTTTTTTCGGAGCTTATGGAATACGATACAGATTGCAGGAGTTGGCTTAATCGGTATTATTGTGTGTGCTTCCTTAGCTGGCTATAAGCTATCGCGTACGAAGGGCGGATTAAGCTCTGCGCTGTTTGGACTATTCATCCTATCTATGTTAATCCCTTTTCATTCCATTATGATTACGCTCGTAAAAATATCGAACAAATTGTCCATACAGGGCTCGATATATGGATTGGGAATGATTTATATCGGACTGGGCGTTTCTATGGCTATCTTTTTATACCATGGTTTTGTGAAGTCTATCCCGCGAGACTTAGATGAAGCCGCCATTATAGATGGATGTGGGGAATTTAAGCTGTTCTATGCGGTCATTTTTCCGCTGCTGATGCCAGTAACGGCTACAATTGCCATTCTAAATCTGCTGTGGATGTGGAATGATTTCCTACTGCCTTTATTGATACTGACCAATTCAGACGGCTATACGTTACTTTTATCTACGAATATGCTGTTCGGCCAGTATAGCAATGACTGGTCTAACATTTTATCTGCTTTAATACTGGCGATGCTTCCTGTCGTTATTTTTTATCTCATCCTACAAAAATATATTCTCAATGGAATTGCTGAAGGTGCTATCAAAGGCTAG
- a CDS encoding carbohydrate ABC transporter permease, which translates to MSFLRNRKKTLTLLAFVFPALLFYSVFVLAPSIGGGWYSLTDWNGLNPTYKMVGFGNYIEALTDDRFFLDSIWFTLKYVVFMVILSNFFAILLAVLIESRKRSKVWFRTIFFMPNMISLIIGGFMWMFIFTKVLPYIAEHTAFKFLDQSWIGDPKLSFFAIIILSLWSGVGYLMVIYIAALQGVPQQLKEAASIDGANAFQTFRNVTLPMIYPALTIGLFVTLNNSFKVFEAVFALTGGGPGRATQVIALNIFEEAFSMSNRYGYASAKAMILFMIVFIITIVQLWIMKRREVEV; encoded by the coding sequence ATGAGTTTCTTAAGAAATAGGAAAAAAACTCTCACCCTGTTAGCCTTCGTTTTTCCAGCCCTCCTATTCTATTCCGTATTTGTACTCGCCCCCTCTATCGGGGGGGGCTGGTACAGCTTAACGGATTGGAACGGACTGAATCCCACCTATAAAATGGTGGGCTTTGGCAATTACATCGAAGCGCTAACAGATGATCGTTTCTTCCTAGACTCAATATGGTTTACGTTAAAATATGTTGTTTTTATGGTCATCCTTTCGAATTTTTTCGCTATCTTATTGGCTGTATTGATCGAATCGCGTAAGCGCAGCAAGGTTTGGTTTCGGACAATCTTCTTTATGCCGAATATGATTAGCTTAATTATCGGCGGGTTTATGTGGATGTTTATTTTCACTAAAGTTTTGCCGTATATAGCGGAGCATACGGCATTCAAATTTTTGGACCAATCGTGGATTGGCGATCCAAAGCTCTCGTTCTTTGCCATTATTATTCTTTCCCTCTGGAGTGGGGTTGGCTATTTAATGGTCATCTATATCGCGGCGCTTCAAGGTGTTCCTCAACAGCTTAAAGAAGCAGCGTCAATTGATGGGGCGAATGCATTTCAGACGTTTCGGAACGTCACCCTGCCTATGATTTATCCTGCACTTACTATCGGTCTATTCGTGACCTTGAATAACTCGTTCAAAGTATTCGAGGCGGTGTTCGCGCTTACTGGTGGTGGGCCGGGCAGGGCTACACAGGTTATTGCGCTTAACATTTTTGAAGAGGCGTTTAGTATGAGTAATCGTTATGGCTATGCGAGTGCTAAAGCGATGATCTTATTTATGATTGTATTTATCATCACGATAGTTCAATTATGGATCATGAAGAGAAGAGAGGTGGAAGTCTGA
- a CDS encoding ABC transporter substrate-binding protein produces MKKIIHLSLIAVVLLTVIAGCGNGNNKAEPSAPASTTTGTPESQPAKPTKVELNVFMSYPQYKDQFEAYFEQFKAKELATKNIEVTIKAEMPNSDQAKQILQTRLASNDAPDLFTLHANDIPTYYNAGYLSDLTDQPAIQSLYEPIKKTVTYDGKVVVLPLESSTWGYLYNKKMFKDLGLTPPNTLDEMKAVIEKLKAANVAPFQLAFQESWVPQLMTAQSLGGIVSSQHPDWIEKMNAGQASYKDVAAIFDIIDLINANGTKKPFEVGNEAGAADFANGKSAMWVQGPWNADAILKVNPEFEIGVAALPVSNDAKDTKINLSTSTSLALSPTSKNKEVALDLLNYILDEKDSSALFEQLKFNPISTVHQFKVSPWVDESSAYVAKGQAYQDLSLPNGVTDEQAKLLQSYYAKSVTKEGFIATMDKTWAAAVKAATK; encoded by the coding sequence ATGAAGAAAATCATCCATTTAAGTCTGATTGCTGTAGTTCTGTTAACGGTCATTGCAGGTTGTGGAAACGGGAATAACAAGGCTGAGCCTTCAGCACCAGCTAGCACGACAACAGGCACTCCGGAATCACAACCAGCCAAGCCAACAAAGGTAGAGCTAAATGTATTTATGAGCTACCCACAGTATAAGGATCAGTTCGAAGCTTACTTCGAGCAATTTAAGGCTAAAGAATTAGCTACCAAAAATATCGAAGTAACGATCAAGGCAGAAATGCCGAATTCTGATCAAGCAAAGCAAATCTTACAAACACGTCTCGCATCGAACGATGCACCGGATTTGTTCACGCTTCATGCGAACGATATTCCGACTTACTATAATGCGGGTTACCTAAGTGATCTAACCGATCAACCTGCTATTCAAAGCTTGTACGAGCCGATTAAGAAAACGGTAACTTACGATGGTAAAGTTGTTGTCCTTCCATTAGAAAGCTCGACATGGGGATACTTGTACAATAAAAAAATGTTTAAGGATTTAGGGTTAACGCCACCTAACACCTTGGATGAAATGAAAGCAGTTATTGAGAAGCTGAAAGCGGCAAACGTTGCACCTTTCCAGCTGGCTTTTCAAGAGTCTTGGGTACCACAGCTGATGACTGCACAATCGCTTGGCGGAATCGTATCCTCTCAGCACCCAGATTGGATTGAGAAAATGAACGCAGGTCAAGCATCATATAAGGATGTTGCGGCTATCTTCGACATCATTGATCTGATTAATGCGAATGGGACCAAAAAGCCTTTCGAAGTAGGCAATGAAGCGGGAGCAGCAGATTTCGCGAATGGCAAATCCGCGATGTGGGTTCAAGGACCTTGGAATGCAGATGCGATTCTGAAAGTAAATCCAGAGTTTGAAATTGGCGTTGCAGCACTTCCAGTAAGTAATGATGCTAAAGACACGAAGATTAACCTGTCTACATCTACTTCTCTAGCATTGTCACCGACAAGTAAGAATAAAGAAGTAGCTCTTGATTTGTTGAACTATATTCTTGACGAGAAGGACTCCTCCGCTTTGTTCGAGCAATTGAAATTTAACCCGATTTCAACCGTTCACCAATTCAAGGTGAGCCCATGGGTAGATGAATCCTCGGCTTATGTGGCGAAGGGGCAGGCGTATCAGGATTTGTCTCTTCCTAATGGTGTTACAGATGAGCAAGCTAAGCTGCTTCAAAGCTATTATGCCAAGTCGGTGACCAAAGAGGGCTTTATTGCAACGATGGATAAAACGTGGGCAGCAGCCGTTAAAGCAGCAACGAAGTAA